The genomic segment TTTTTTATATCGGCGAGGTTTTTTAAAAACTGTTTCGGTACGTTCAAGATTTTCCTCCTCAATTTGATTCAAAAGCTCAAAAACACGCGATGCACGGGCAGGTGTGTTGTCATACTCAAATCTGATTACCGGGGTATATTTTATATGAAGGTCTTGTCCTATTTGCTTATTAATATACGCTCTGTAATTTTCAAGAACTATAGCTGTTCTTTTTCTTTCATCTTCATTTCCTAAAACACTGTAGGAAACCGTGGCATTCCTTAAATCAGGGGTTACTTTTACTTCAGTTATTGTAGTAAAACCCATCTTATCGCGCAAATCCCTAATTATAACTTCAGAGATCCTTGCTTTTAATATTTCAGAGATTCTTGCACATCTTAATTCATTCATATTTCTTACCATCCTTATAAATCAATTTATATTTAACATCAAACAAACATTATGTATGACTTTCAGCCCGTTATCAAAACAGAATTTCAATGCGGCTTCATTTTCCGCGCCCGGCTGCATCCATACATATTTTATATTTTTTCCTTTACAATCCTTGACTATTTGTTCGGTAACTTTCGGCGGAGTTACTATGTCTACAGCATCAATAGGATACGAAATATCATTTATAGTAGGATAACATTTAATATTTTCCACTTCCGACAAAGCCGGATTTACAGGAAAAGCATTGTAACCTTTTTCTATAAGTTTTAAAAATATCTTATATGCTATCTTGTCTTTTGAACAAAAAGAACCAATAACTGCGATGTTTTTCTGTTCCAAATATTCTTTAATTATATTTTCCATTAATAATTTTCTGATAATACTTCATAATAGCTTTGTGGATGTTTGCAGGCCGGACATTCCTTCGGCGATTCTTTGCCTTCATAAATATAACCGCAGTTGCGGCAGTGCCATTTTACGATTTTATCCTTTTTAAATAAACTATTCCCTTGCAGCTGTTTAGCAAGAATTCGATATCTTTCCTCATGAAATTTTTCCACTTTAGCTATCTGATTAAATGATTCAGCAATATTATTAAATCCCTCAGCTTTTGCTGTCTTTTCAAAATCCGAATAAATAGTTGTCCATTCCATATTTTCACCTACAGCGGCATGAAGTAAATTTTCCTCTGTTGATTTGATAATACCCGCGGGATAACTCGCTGTAATCTCCACATCGCCACCTGATAGATATTTAAAAAATATCTTAGCGTGTTCTTTTTCATTTTCTGCTGTTTCAATAAAAAGAGATGAAATTTGTTCGTAACCTTCTTTTTTTGCAGCAGATGCAAAATAAGTATACCTATTTCTTGCCTGCGATTCACCTGCAAATGCCTTCAAAAGATTTTTTTCTGTTTTACTTCCTTTTAATTCCATTCTTATTCTCCTTTAAAATATCTTTAACTTTATCCCATCTTTCTGCTCCGATACACTCTCTTGCAGACTTGCACCATTCGATACAAGACGGGATTTTATCTTTAAAAACAAACTTTTTGCATTTTGGACACTTGACCCGAAACTCATCAGAAAATATTTCAACTTCCTGAGCACAATAAGAACATTTATATATTCCTACTTTTAGATTTCTTGTCGATTGACCGGGACACTTTTCAAACATAGCCTTTTAATTACTTTTTTATTTTACTATCTCTGTAAAACTTGTACAATAACGGTTCATCAGAAGCGACAACATCACCATTAATAACATCCGCAACAATTATCATATGTGTGCCACAATCAATAAACATCTCTGATATAACTTTACATTCCATCCAGGCAAGAATATCGTCTAAAATAGGTGCTTTTACAGTAGAGAGGTTATATTTAACATTTTCAAATTTATTAATATCGCGCCCGGATTTAAGCCCAAAAAGAGAAACCAATTCTAACTGGCTCTGTTTTAATATATTTATCACAAAAACACCGCTTTCTTTAATAAGTTCATAAGTATAATTTTTCTTATTTATTCCAATGGCTACCCGTAAAGGCACTGACGTTATCTGAAAAACAGTGTTGCCTATTTGACCATTTATGCGACCGTCGCTACTTACTGATGTTATCACATAAAGCCCATAAGATATTTTATTTACTGCTTCGATTATTTTTTTTCTATTTTGTTCCATATTTATAAATTCATCCAGCTCCATGTTTTACTCTCTTCTTCCTGAAACCAATCGCCAGTTTTTGTTAAATAAAAATAAACATTGCTCAATGAATCCAAATGTTCTTTCTCTTGTTTCATTAATTGTCCGAAAAAATCTTTTTCTAAATCATTTTTAGCGTTCTCGCGAAAATTAGCATATGCACTGTAACCCTTTTTTTCCATTTCCATTGCAATATCATAACCGAAAACATTTTCAGAATCTTTTTTTAAATCTATGTTTTTTGCCCGAATAAAATATTCCTTAATTTCTTTTTCAATAGAAAAAACACTTTTCGACATATCTAATTCAGAATTATTATTTACTTTTATTTGTTCATATATCTCTTCCACATCTTTAGCATGATTAACTTCTTGTGATGCCAACGAATAAAAAAGCTGTTTAGATAGTATATTTTTAGTTTTTTTAGCAATCTTAAGATAAAGTATTGTTCCTT from the Elusimicrobiota bacterium genome contains:
- the rbfA gene encoding 30S ribosome-binding factor RbfA, whose translation is MNELRCARISEILKARISEVIIRDLRDKMGFTTITEVKVTPDLRNATVSYSVLGNEDERKRTAIVLENYRAYINKQIGQDLHIKYTPVIRFEYDNTPARASRVFELLNQIEEENLERTETVFKKPRRYKKSSKKSKK
- a CDS encoding CoA-binding protein; amino-acid sequence: MENIIKEYLEQKNIAVIGSFCSKDKIAYKIFLKLIEKGYNAFPVNPALSEVENIKCYPTINDISYPIDAVDIVTPPKVTEQIVKDCKGKNIKYVWMQPGAENEAALKFCFDNGLKVIHNVCLMLNIN
- a CDS encoding rubrerythrin family protein, coding for MRMELKGSKTEKNLLKAFAGESQARNRYTYFASAAKKEGYEQISSLFIETAENEKEHAKIFFKYLSGGDVEITASYPAGIIKSTEENLLHAAVGENMEWTTIYSDFEKTAKAEGFNNIAESFNQIAKVEKFHEERYRILAKQLQGNSLFKKDKIVKWHCRNCGYIYEGKESPKECPACKHPQSYYEVLSENY
- a CDS encoding phosphohydrolase; translated protein: MFEKCPGQSTRNLKVGIYKCSYCAQEVEIFSDEFRVKCPKCKKFVFKDKIPSCIEWCKSARECIGAERWDKVKDILKENKNGIKRK
- a CDS encoding flavin reductase family protein, which gives rise to MEQNRKKIIEAVNKISYGLYVITSVSSDGRINGQIGNTVFQITSVPLRVAIGINKKNYTYELIKESGVFVINILKQSQLELVSLFGLKSGRDINKFENVKYNLSTVKAPILDDILAWMECKVISEMFIDCGTHMIIVADVINGDVVASDEPLLYKFYRDSKIKK
- a CDS encoding ferritin family protein, with protein sequence MGKIKSLEFALDFEIKGTILYLKIAKKTKNILSKQLFYSLASQEVNHAKDVEEIYEQIKVNNNSELDMSKSVFSIEKEIKEYFIRAKNIDLKKDSENVFGYDIAMEMEKKGYSAYANFRENAKNDLEKDFFGQLMKQEKEHLDSLSNVYFYLTKTGDWFQEEESKTWSWMNL